ACCATCAGGATCGTTGAAAATAATCGTTGCATGGGGATTAACGATAGCCGTTTGTCTCAGATACTCGAGCACGGATTGTTTCCCCGAGACATAGCGTCCTTCCAGCCACATTTCGATCCTTGTTCCATGCTCCTTCTCGTCCCAAATGATGAATTCTCTACTGAGAACATCTGGCTCATTCTTTCTTGTATTGATTTTGATCTCCATTTTCGCCGCGGGCTCATCTTTTTCGGTTTTTGAGGTGATAATGGCTGGCCTTCCAGTTGTCATCTGACTATACAAGACCGCTGCGGAGATCCCAATGCCTTGTTGGCCCCGTGCCTGGCGAAGTGAGTGGAAACGCGAGCCGTACAAAAGCTTGCCGAAGACATTGGGAATAACCTTCGGAACGATGCCTGGTCCATTATCCTCGACGGTAATTTTGAATTCATTTTGACCCGTTCTCCTTATATCAACTATAATCTCAGGGAGTATTGACGCCTCTTCGCAGGCATCGAGTGAATTATCCACGGCCTCTTTCACAGCCATTAACAATGATTTCGTCGGCGAATCAAAGCCAAGGATCTGGCGATTCCTCTCGAAGAATTCCGAAACCGATATTTCCCTTTGTTTCTTTGCGAGCTGCTCAGCAATAGAGGCCATACTAAATCCCTTAAATCTCTAAAGATTCGTTTGGTGCATCCCAGCTGTATTATTCTTGAAGTCATAAATAAAGATTACCTAGGGGAGATCAAAATTAGTCAATCCTTGAATTCCTTGCCGCAATTCCAGCATTTCTTGTCTGACTGCTTAACTTTTGCTCCGCAATCAGCGCATATCATTTCATCTTCCTCATCCTCGAAAGGCTCTCCGCACTGAGGACATTTCTTTGCATCGGGAGGGACTTCAGCACCACATTCAGAACAAACGAATTTTTCCACCGTTTTTCCTTTGCTAGCTTTCCCTGTTTCTCTTTCCTTATCTAAAGCCTTTTTGTCATCAATCTTCCCTTTTTCTTCTCTCTCTTTTCTGATTTGTTCCCTTCTCGCTTTTGAGGTATCCATCCACCATGATAAGGCGAGAATCAGGTAGAAAAGAACACCAATCTGAAGGAAAACGATCAGAAGACGAGTGTAAAGAAGTTGCTGAAACAAAATATCATCAGGAATGCTAAGAGGACCGAAACCCCAGTAAGTCTTGGTTCCATTCGAAGAGAATTGATACTCAAAGACCCCTTCCCAGAGTGCAACATCCGTCGAAAAAACATATCCATTGTCGACCTCTTGTAACGGTGTCATGTTAATGATTAGAGGCGAAGTATATGTCCAAAGATCTGTGATGTTAACTTGCACACTACTTTCGTTTGTTCCATTGATTAGAGTGACCTCGAAATGATAAACTGTTGATGCATTTCCGCGGTATGGCGTCACAGTCCCATTCACAAGAAATCCATTTTCGGAACTTACGACATCTCCTCCATATCCGGTGAAATCATAATAACTCTTAATACCGAAAGAAATTCCAAGAACCAAAAATAAGACGATTCCGAAAATTGCCAGCTTCTTGCGATTGGTCAATCCAAAATACTTGGGAAGACCGTAGGCGATCAGCGCGATTGCGATTGAAATAAAGCAGAGATAATACCATAGGAATAAAAGAAGTACAGCTGATACAATAAATGTCAAAACGATGACCATAGGAAGTGCATACTTCTTTTTCTTAAAAGCCGCAAGTTGTTTTTTTAGTTCTTCCGTAAAACTCATTGCTTCCGGATAATGAATAACGCTATTTTAGGTTTCCTGATGGTATATAAAAGATGCATTTGCCGTTCTACATATTACCATCCGGGCAGCACACATTTTTTACGACAAACCAGTCAATAAGAATCTGCTTAATGCTCAAATTATCAAAAATGGCGAACAGAATGAACTCACTTCCAAATCATTTTCGTTTACGCTGCGGCAGATCATGCTATTGTATTTTGTATGAAATAAGACCAGCGATTTTTGGAGCCGATCGGCAAACCTCATTATAGGGATCAACATTCTTTGGCAAATGGTTTTCAATATAATCGTTAGAAAGGGATAAATCTGCCATATCGAACGTATCTCGCAGTTCATTCGAAAAAATCCTCATCTCATTCGGCGGAAAGGTTGTTTGATGCGGTAGGCGCAGATAAGTAATATATAAAGAGTGAGTGATGCGAAAACTCTCTTTTAATTGAGGGAACTTATGAAAACGGCGGTCGTAGCGATCGGAGGAAATGCGATTCTGAAAGCCGGCGAGGAGGCAACATTAGAAAATCAGCTGAGAAACCTTGATATGACGTGCTCACACTTGGCCAGAATGATCAAAAACGGATATGATCTCGTAATAATTCATGGAAACGGGCCTCAAGTTGGCAACATATTGTTGCAAAACGAGCTCTGCAAGACAGAGATTCCATCGATGCCTCTCGATGTTTGCGTTGCGGAATCTCAGGGACTTCTTGGCTACCTCATCCAACACTCGCTGACCGCCGCTCTGGCAAAACAGAATACTGAAAAAACTGTGACATGCATAGTCACGCGTGTGCTTGTAGATCCAAAAGATCCCGCATTTGAGAAGCCAACGAAGCCGATCGGCCCGTACTATTCTCAGGAAGAGGCAGAAGACCTGAGAGTTGAAAGAGGCTGGACGCTCGTAGAAGACATCAAGAGAGGAGGCTATCGAAGAGTCGTTCCATCCCCCCGTCCGATTTCGATTCTCGAAGCTAGTGCAATCAGGAAACTCGTTTTTGGGGAAAAGGGACAAAAAGAGATCGTCGTCGCCGCTGGCGGAGGTGGAATACCAGTCATCAAGAAGAGTTATGGATATGAGGGAGTGGAAGCTGTCGTTGATAAAGATTTTGCCGCATCAGTTCTCGCGCGAGACATCGGAGAGAAAACATTGATTTTCCTTACGGACATCGACCATGTTTATGTAGACTTCGGAACCGATCGGGCGCGTCCTCTTGAAAAAGTGACTCTTGAAGAAATCGAAGAATATGTCGAAGAAAAACAGTTCCCTCCCGGAACGATG
This region of Methanomassiliicoccales archaeon genomic DNA includes:
- the arcC gene encoding carbamate kinase, giving the protein MKTAVVAIGGNAILKAGEEATLENQLRNLDMTCSHLARMIKNGYDLVIIHGNGPQVGNILLQNELCKTEIPSMPLDVCVAESQGLLGYLIQHSLTAALAKQNTEKTVTCIVTRVLVDPKDPAFEKPTKPIGPYYSQEEAEDLRVERGWTLVEDIKRGGYRRVVPSPRPISILEASAIRKLVFGEKGQKEIVVAAGGGGIPVIKKSYGYEGVEAVVDKDFAASVLARDIGEKTLIFLTDIDHVYVDFGTDRARPLEKVTLEEIEEYVEEKQFPPGTMGPKIEASIDFLKSGGKSVVITSPDLIEKALSGKAGTRIYAGR
- a CDS encoding zinc-ribbon domain-containing protein translates to MSFTEELKKQLAAFKKKKYALPMVIVLTFIVSAVLLLFLWYYLCFISIAIALIAYGLPKYFGLTNRKKLAIFGIVLFLVLGISFGIKSYYDFTGYGGDVVSSENGFLVNGTVTPYRGNASTVYHFEVTLINGTNESSVQVNITDLWTYTSPLIINMTPLQEVDNGYVFSTDVALWEGVFEYQFSSNGTKTYWGFGPLSIPDDILFQQLLYTRLLIVFLQIGVLFYLILALSWWMDTSKARREQIRKEREEKGKIDDKKALDKERETGKASKGKTVEKFVCSECGAEVPPDAKKCPQCGEPFEDEEDEMICADCGAKVKQSDKKCWNCGKEFKD